The Schistosoma haematobium chromosome 7, whole genome shotgun sequence genome contains a region encoding:
- the RPN2_2 gene encoding proteasome regulatory particle base subunit (EggNog:ENOG410VAE1~COG:O), whose product MDSAREHHVADISLTPEKTYKASTASGAITLEIGQQISIDLNIVDSKQISLTAHQVFIQLTHQKTQQAITYTCTETITDKKSEKKSYKLLLDPDSSAAEFDYLSGIYKVDLIVGDSSIKAPILWHMFDLDLRFVGEAGDKTKLRIAQATDISRQESSSPAGSRRAFTPNAIIGSGPTTAKPEIDHVFRAPEKRAPPFLALTFTILCLLPLLGLIIAWSVIGFNISNFKLSISNIIFHAGLISICYLYFVYWCRLDMFTTLKYLSILGVPTFLAGHRVLRAQVIAKQQQTVSSTQSLNVKK is encoded by the exons ATGGATTCTGCACGTGAACACCATGTTGCTGACATCAG TTTAACACCTGAAAAGACGTATAAAGCTTCAACCGCTTCCGGAGCTATCACTTTAGAAATTGGTCAACAAATATCAATAGATTTAAATATTGTAGACAGTAAACAAATCTCATTGACAGCACATCAAGTGTTCATTCAGTTAACTCATCAGAAAACTCAACAAGCTATCACTTACACTTGTACTGAAACAATTACAGATAAAAAATCCGAAAAGAAAAGTTACAAATTACTCCTC GATCCAGACTCGTCTGCAGCCGAATTCGACTACCTTTCAGGGATATATAAAGTCGACCTAATTGTTGGTGATTCATCAATCAAAGCTCCAATCCTTTGGCACATG TTTGACTTAGACCTTCGATTCGTTGGTGAAGCCGGTGATAAAACTAAGCTTCGTATCGCTCAGGCTACTGATATTTCGCGTCAAGAATCATCTTCTCCAGCTGGTTCCAGACGTGCATTTACCCCAAATGCAATCATTGGCTCTGGGCCGACAACCGCCAAGCCAGAAATTGATCATGTGTTTCGCGCTCCGGAAAAACGTGCACCTCCTTTCTTGGCTCTTACATTTACAATTCTTTGTCTACTTCCATTACTTGGATTAATTATAGCC TGGTCAGTTATTGGCTTCAATATCTCCAACTTTAAACTTTCTATCTCCAATATTATTTTCCACGCCGGTCTAATAT CCATTTGTTATCTCTACTTCGTCTACTGGTGCCGTTTAGATATGTTCACAACTCTAAAATACTTGAGTATATTAGGTGTGCCAACATTTTTAGCTGGTCATAGAGTTCTTCGAGCACAAGTTATTgctaaacaacaacaaactgTCAGTAGTACACAATCGTTAAATGTAAAAAAGTGA